A single region of the Bicyclus anynana chromosome 16, ilBicAnyn1.1, whole genome shotgun sequence genome encodes:
- the LOC112055898 gene encoding uncharacterized protein LOC112055898, producing the protein MHEQDGDGEPAHHARRPMNAFLIFCKRHRSVVRDKYPNLENRSITKILGEWWANLDKEEKACYTGLAKQYKDAFFSANPDFKWYKLPAPPLRTLSSRPREPSDRPDNADNADNADNEPERTNNNSTKHDYNKRLGDDDTDEDTKPAMFTPGKLADEAQMGSLSSLLSENKTEVPHTPNPYYSPPSYKFTISTPIEYRSHIQKPKEHSISELQNALTETTRVFEEEFEVKRAYRYNDFTNQDVIDQIVDKRYSKEEERNWSDDDKRSGRSCKGKRYQEFMAVGGLIVNKRQRRDCPERLSDEGYGCDAGSSREEPSPDRSKSDYVDTSAEIEPKIDAISPEPDNNGNKTFKAADFDLDAKIRALPSLSLEKFQQRKRDNKRKKKTVLKPQTLEPSQIINCVPRSLADERREMAESWRDNVIGSQKRKPRKISITRLEINSMVSSDVNGGHKTSPEIKIATEAPCTVQSMDMCTPTPHSVDMLALATLAEVASNKSRMEDFESTAKASDYASKV; encoded by the exons ATGCACGAGCAGGACGGCGACGGCGAGCCGGCGCACCACGCGCGCCGGCCGATGAACGCATTCCTCATCTTCTGCAAGCGACATCGGAGCGTCGTGCGCGACAAATATCCCAACTTGGAAAACAG ATCTATAACCAAAATACTCGGCGAATGGTGGGCCAATTTGGACAAGGAAGAGAAAGCTTGCTACACAGGTCTTGCTAAACAG TACAAAGACGCGTTCTTCAGCGCAAACCCAGACTTCAAATGGTACAAGTTGCCAGCGCCGCCGCTGCGCACGCTGTCGTCGCGGCCGCGCGAGCCGTCCGACCGCCCCGACAACGCCGACAACGCCGACAACGCTGACAACGAGCCCGAGCGAACCAACAACAACTCCACCAAGCACGACTACAACAAGCGACTCGGCGACGACGACACCGACGAAGACACCAAACCCGCCATGTTCACGCCGGGCAAATTAGCCGACGAAGCTCAAATGGGGAGCCTGAGCAGCCTCCTCTCTGAGAATAAGACTGAAGTTCCACACACTCCCAACCCTTACTACTCACCTCCCAGCTACAAGTTCACGATCTCAACCCCTATCGAATACAGATCTCATATACAGAAGCCCAAAGAGCACAGCATAAGCGAGCTCCAGAACGCTCTAACGGAAACGACCAGAGTTTTCGAGGAAGAGTTCGAAGTGAAGCGAGCGTATCGTTACAACGATTTCACGAACCAAGATGTGATAGACCAAATAGTCGACAAGCGATATTCTAAAGAGGAAGAGAGGAATTGGTCCGACGACGACAAGAGATCCGGGAGGTCGTGCAAGGGGAAGAGATACCAGGAGTTCATGGCGGTCGGGGGGCTGATAGTGAACAAGAGGCAGAGGCGGGACTGTCCCGAGCGGCTGTCCGACGAGGGGTATGGCTGCGACGCTGGCTCCTCGCGCGAGGAGCCGTCGCCCGACCGCTCCAAGTCAGACTACGTCGACACGTCCGCCGAAATCGAACCAAAAATCGACGCGATATCGCCCGAACCCGACAATAACGGAAACAAAACATTCAAGGCCGCAGACTTTGATTTGGACGCCAAAATACGAGCCTTACCCTCGCTCAGCTTGGAGAAATTCCAGCAACGGAAACGCGATAACAAACGCAAGAAGAAGACCGTTTTGAAGCCGCAAACGTTAGAACCGTCGCAGATAATCAACTGCGTGCCGCGCTCGCTGGCTGACGAGCGACGGGAGATGGCAGAGAGTTGGAGGGACAACGTCATAGGGAGTCAGAAGAGGAAGCCGCGAAAGATCAGCATCACAAGGCTGGAGATCAACAGCATGGTCTCCAGTGACGTGAATGGAGGCCACAAAACAAGCCCCGAGATCAAGATAGCAACAGAAGCCCCCTGCACTGTCCAGAGCATGGACATGTGCACTCCGACACCCCACAGTGTGGACATGTTGGCTCTGGCCACTCTGGCGGAGGTGGCCTCCAACAAGTCCAGGATGGAAGACTTCGAGTCAACGGCCAAAGCGAGCGACTACGCTTCCAAGGTATGA